The nucleotide window TAATTCAGCCCCTGTACCAATCACCACTAACGGGTATCCGAGACGATTGAAAGCTTGCACCATCAAGGAGATTTTTTTATAACTGACTAAACGACAAACGGTTAAGTAAAAATCTTGTTTTTGAGGTTGAAACTCAAACCGCTCCACTTGCACTGGGGGATAAATTACCGTTGCTGGCCGACGATAACACCGCCAAATTCGTCGAGCCGTATGTTTAGAATTAGCAATAAAATAATCAACTCGGTTCGCCGAAACCACATCCCATTGCCGCAAACGATGCAACAGATAGCGCGTAAACACCCCTTGCAGCCCCTTTCCCGCTAAACTGCTGTTGAGATAGTCAAAGGTTAAATCCCAGGCGTAGCGCATGGGAGTATGGCAGTAACAGAGATGCAGTTGATGGGGACTGGTGAGAACGCCCTTGGCGACCGCATGGGAGGAGGAGAGAATGACGTCATAAGCTCGGACATCGAGTTGTTCAATGGCCAAAGGCAGTAAGGGTAAATATTTCTGTACCCCAGAACGAGCCTGGGGGAACTGTTGTAGGAATGTTGTGCCAATGGAGCGTTGATATAAATAGCTGTCAGGGTTCGTGGATTCAAAATCAATCAGCGCGTAAACATCCGCCTCAATATGGTTGAGAATTTCCTGAACAACGAGTTCTGAACCTCCTGTCGCCAGGGGTGTTAACCATTCATGAACCAGTGCGTATGTTAACGACACAGCAAACATCTAATCCAAGAGAGTGCAAGAATCAATATCCCACAACTGGGGAATTCGAGAAAGATTTTCAGATCTTGCTTTTAACTGCTAATCAGAAATTTTTTATTCGGGTTTGTCATCATCTATTTCAACTTTTTCCCTAAGATCACAATCCTTTTCCCAAAATTAGGTTATCCTATTCTAAACTATTCGGAATC belongs to Planktothrix serta PCC 8927 and includes:
- a CDS encoding glycosyltransferase, which produces MFAVSLTYALVHEWLTPLATGGSELVVQEILNHIEADVYALIDFESTNPDSYLYQRSIGTTFLQQFPQARSGVQKYLPLLPLAIEQLDVRAYDVILSSSHAVAKGVLTSPHQLHLCYCHTPMRYAWDLTFDYLNSSLAGKGLQGVFTRYLLHRLRQWDVVSANRVDYFIANSKHTARRIWRCYRRPATVIYPPVQVERFEFQPQKQDFYLTVCRLVSYKKISLMVQAFNRLGYPLVVIGTGAELKAIQEMAKPNVQVLGWQPNDVVDQYMRDAKAFVYASCEDFGMALVEAQACGTPVIAYGAGGALETVRDLRQYPDSATGLLFSAQTEEALVQTVEAFEQSKDKFNPDMARLNASGFSPKQFQEHYLRFVEHCWQQFQSGNIR